In Terriglobus aquaticus, the genomic window CGACATCGCCATGGAAGGCGTGCGCGCCGCAGTCGCCGCCGGCTTCCGCGTCACCACCAACACCACGCTGTTCGACGGCGCCGATCCGCACTCCGTCCGCCGCCACTTCGACCAGCTCATGGACGCCGGCGTCGACTCCATGATGGTCTCGCCCGGCTACACCTACGACAAGGCGCCCGACCAGAAGCACTTCCTCGGCCGCGCCCGCTCCCGGCGCCTCTTCCGCGCTCTGCTGTCGAACCGCAAGAAGCGGTGGCAATTCAACGCCAGCCCCATGTTCCTCGAGTTCCTCATGGGCAAGCGCGAACTCACCTGCACGCCCTGGGGCATGCCCACCTTCTCGATCTTCGGCTGGCAGAAGCCCTGCTACCTGCTCCAGGACGGCTACGCCGACACCTTCCAGGAACTCATGGACGAGGTCGAGTGGTCCAACTACGGCACGGAAAGCGGCAACCCGCGCTGCGCCAACTGCATGGTTCACTCCGGCTACGAAGCCAGCGGCGTCAACTACACCTTCGGCTCGCTCAAGGGCTTCGTCGCCACCGCCAAGGCATTCTTCAATTGGCAGTACAAGGACGACGACGCGGCCAAGCTGCTGAACGACTGGCAACCCACAAGCCACGGCCCCCTCGTCCAGATCGGCACGCCGGTTATCTCCAAGGCTTCTGCCATTGAGAACCACGACACCACCGCCGTGGTCGGGAGCTAACAACTGATGGCGACCGAACAGCAGGAGCACCTGAAGATTGAACAACTGCAGCACGAGACGCCCGACACGCAGGAAGTGGCGGCAGGCCGCGAGCGCGAAAACCTGGAGGGCTGGATACCGGCCCTCGCCACCGACGCCGAAACCCGCGAGGCCCTCGAAAAAGCCTTCGACTACCGCGGCGACGTCACGCTCACTCTGCGCTCCGGCGAAGCTCTCGAAGGCTACATCTTCGATCGCAAGCAGGGCCGCTCGCTCACCGATTCGCTCGTCCGCATCATTCCCAGCAAGGGCGAGCAGCGCACCCGCCGCAGCATCCCGTACAGCGAAATCGCCGCGCTCAACTTCAGCGGCCGCGACACCGCCGCCGGCCGCACCTTCGAGGCCTGGGTCAAGAAGTACTGGGAAAAGAAGGCCGCCGGCGAGAAGAACATCCAGATCGAGCCGGAAAAGCTAGACTAGCTGTCCATGCAGGTCTTTCTCACCGGCGCAACCGGCTTCGTCGGGAGCCACGTCGCCCGCACCTACAGCGACGCCGGGGCGCAGCTTCGCCTCCTCACGCGCTCCACCAGCAACCTTGCCGCTCTCGAAGGTCTCCGTGCAGACGCCGTGCAGGGCGATCTCCGCAGCCCCGAAAGCCTGCGCTCCGCCCTCCGTGGTTGCGACGCCCTCGTCCACGTCGCCGCCGACTACCGCCTCTGGGTGCCCGATCCCGCGGACATGTACAAGGCCAACGTCGACGGCACCCGCGACCTGCTCCGCATTGCGCGCGAGGAGGGCGTCCGCAGAGTCGTCTACACCTCCAGCGTCGCGACCATGGGCTTCCGCAAGGACACCACCATCGTCGACGAGCAGTCACCCGTCTCCGAAGCCGACATGATCGGCCACTACAAGCGTTCCAAGTGGCTCGCCGAGCAGGAGGCGATCGCCGCCGCACGCGCCGGCCAGTACGTGATGATCCTCAATCCGACCACGCCCATCGGCCCTGGCGACCGCAAACCCACCCCGACCGGCCGCATCATCGTCGACTTCCTCAACGGCAAGTTCCCGGCCTACGTTGACACAGGCCTCAACCTCGTCGACGTCGACGAAGTCGCGCGCATGCACCTCGTCGCGCTCGACCGTGGCACGCCCGGCGAACGCTACATCCTTGGCGGCGAGAATCTCACGCTCAAGCAAATCCTCGACAAGATGGCCGCCATCTCCGGCCTGCCATCGCCAAGCATGAAAGTTCCGCACGCCGTCGCCATGGCCTTCGCCTTCTTCGACGAGACGATCACTGGCAAGCTGCGCGGCAAGGAACCACGCGCCACCGTCGAGGCCGTCCGCATGGGCCGCAAATACATGTTCGCCTCATCCGCCAAAGCCGAGCGCGATCTCGGCTTCCAGGTCCGGCCCGTCTACAAGGCCCTGCGCGCGGCCATGGACTGGTTCGTCGCGAACGGGTATGCACCCGCATTTCCGCAAGCCTGAAACATGCTCCGCCGGCAGGGAAGACCGAAGCTCATCGAACGCATGGAACCCCAACGCAATCCCGCCGTCGTCATCATCGCCGCCATGCCCGGCGAGATAGCACCGCTCGTCCGCTCCTGGGCTGCGCTCGCCACGGTCGACGGCGTCGCCGGTTACCAGCACCCGTCCAACACCATCTTCGCCTTCCACGCCGGCATGGGCGCGCGCCATGCCACCCGCGCCTTTGCTCGCGCCCAGCAGGTCTGCGAGGTACGCGCCGTCTTCTCCGTGGGCTGGGTCGGCGGCCTGGTCGAATCCGCGCACGCCGGCAATGTGCTCCGCGCGGACGCCGTCCGCGACCTCGCCACCGGTGAAGTCTTTCGCTGCACGCCGTCCGAGTGGGCCAGCCACGGCACCCTCCTGACCGCCCGCCAAGTCGCGGCCCGGGAGCACAAGCTGGAACTGGCTACCCGCTACCCCGACGCCCGTATGGTCGACATGGAAGCCGCGACCCTCGCCCGCCTGGCCGCCGCGCACAACCTTCCATTCCGCTGCGTCAAGGCCGTCTCCGACGCGCTCATCGACAACCTGCCCGACCTGAACCCGTTTGTGCGGGAAGACGGAACCTTCGCGCAGGCCAGCTTCGCTCTCCACGTGGCTCTGCGCCCACGCCACTGGTCCGACGTCGCCCGCTTCGGCAAACAGGCAAAGCTCGCCGCAGCGAACCTTTGCGACTCGCTCGCCGGTGAGCTCGGCATCGAAAAGCCACGCTAACCCGTCTGCGCGCAATCAGCGAAAATAGATCCATGCCGTCCGCAACTGCCGAAGCTCCCAGCACCACCACCAGCATCATCCCAGCCACTATGCAGGCCGCGGTCTATCGCGCCGTCAACGACGTCCGTGTTGAGACCGTTCCCGTGCCGGAGATCGGCCCGGGCGAAGTCCTGCTCCGCATCGACACCTGCGGCATCTGCGGCACGGACCTCAAGAAGATCCACACCGGCTCTCACTCGGCACCGCGCATCTTCGGGCATGAGATGGCCGGCATCGTCGCCGCCGTGGGAGAGGGCGTTCAAGGCTGGGCGGTAGGCGACCGCGCCATGGCCTTCCACCACATCCCCTGTGGCGAGTGCTACTACTGCCGCAAGCAGACATTTGCCCAGTGCGAGACGTACAAGAAGGTCGGCACCACCGCCGGGTTCACGCCCTCCGGTGGCGGCTTCGCCGAGTACATCCGCGTCATGGACTGGATCGTCGGTAAGGGCCTCGTCAAGGTCCCAGCCGATATTCCGTTCGAGCAGGCCGCCTGGATCGAACCGGTGAATACCTGCTACAAAGCCGTCGATCTGCTTCACCTGGAGCCGGACGAGACAGTGCTCGTCATCGGCCAGGGCCCCATCGGCATACTGCTGGCGGCACTCGCAAAGCGCACCGGCGCTACCGTGCTCACCAGTGATCTCTACCCCGAACGCCACGCGGTTGCCGCAACCTACGGCCTTGATCGTCCACTCGACGCGACTTCCGACGTGGTCGCAGCCTGCAAAGCCGCCACCGAAGGCCGCGGCGCCGATGTAGCCCTGCTCGCGGTCGGTGCCAACAGCCTCATCACTACCGCCATGAACGCCATCCGCCCCGGCGGCCGCGTCTGTCTTTTCGCTCAAACTCAGCACGGCGAAGCGCCCTTCGATCCGGCCGCCGTCTGCATGGACGAGAAGACCCTAATGGGCAGCTACAGCTCCTCCGTCGCCATCCAGGACGAAGCCATCGACCTCGTCTTCCAGGGCTACCGCGACGGCACCTTCGACCTCACCCGTCTCATCTCGCACCGCTTCCCGCTCAGCGAAAGTGTCGCCGCCATCGATCTCGCCAGCAACCCACAGCCCGACTCGATGAAGATCGTCATCCAGAACCGCTAACGCGCCTCGCGATCGAATGCTGCCGTCGAAGCTCCTCTACAACCCGGCAGCAGGCAGGCAGCGCGAGCGGCGATCACACGTCGTGCAAGGTGTAATCGCCACGTTGCGATCACAAGGCTTCCATGTAGAGTCCGAAGCCACTCGCGCGAAAGGCAGCGGTGCGCAGCAGGCGGCAGACGCCGTGCGGCAGGGTGCTGCAGCCGTCTTCGCCTGCGGGGGAGACGGCACCGTGCACGACGTCCTGCAGGGCATCGCCGGCACAGGCGCATCACTTGGCATCATCCCGTGCGGCTCAGCCAACGCTCTGGCGCAGGAACTGCGTATTCCCAGCGATCCGTTGCGAGCCGCCACCCTCTTGCACCCGCAGCATTCCATCCAGCTACGCACCATGGCGGTGCATCGCGGCGACCTTCCAACGCTCTACTCGCTCTGCATGGCAGGAGCAGGGCCGGACGGTCTGCTGATGTATCGCATGCTCACCGTCAACCGCGGCGGTCTGGGCCGATGGCGCTACTACGAGCACGCACTCCGCCTCTTCTGCTCCCATCGCTTCCCGAAGTTTCAGGTCGAGGTGCAGCAGTCCGACGGCAGCAGGGCAGAGCACACTGTCGTCAGCGCCATGGGGCTTCGCATCGGTGACCTGCAGGGCATCTTCCGCGGCATAGGCCGCGGTGCATCCATTCACGACCCCTCGCTCCACGTCATCCTCGTCGCCCCACCCGCCAGACTCACCCTGCCCCTCTGGTTCGTTCTGGCCTGGCTAGGCCTGGCCCGCCTGCATCCCGGCATAACCATCTGCAAGGCTCAGGCACTGGTCACACAGGAGACCGTTCCGCTGCAGGTCGACGGCGAATGGGCCGGCCACGTAATTACCGCCGTTACCATGGCTGGACCGCTACAGCGCGTCCTGACACCAGCACCTGTTCAGGCATGACCGCCCGTCTTCAGGCATGACCGTTCGTCCACTTTGCACGTGCGCTAATCCGTCCGCCATGAGAAATCCCTGTCAAGCCCTCATCGCTTCCATCCCGTGCAGAATGAGGCACTTAGACATGGCACCCTATTTCGGCCAAAACCGTACAATTGGAGAAGTGGTGTTTCCCGCAAGCGGACGTGGCGGCACAACTCGCACGCCTTGCGTATCTGATTGCAGCGTAGAAACTTGCGCGTAAGTTCTTACCATGGAAGAACTTAGCGCCTCGCATCGCGGTAAGTCTCGCCACAACAAGAACTTAGCTCAACCCACCCGGGGGGAGGCAGAAGCACTCCGCACAGCGGTCTAGTGCTGGCCGCGCTTCTTCACTTCCACATTCAACCGCTTGATCTTCTGGTTCAGCGTCGACAACGGGATTTTGAAGAACTCCGCGGTCTCGGTCTGATTCCAGTTACAGCGCTCCAACCGGTCCGCAACAATGCGCCGCTCGATCTCTTCCATGATGTCGAACAGGGAAGTATCCGACCGCTGCTCCAGCAACGCCGCGCTGTAAGGATTGCCGGAAAGCTGCTGCGGCAACACATCCAGCCCGATGACCGGCGTGGTGGAAAGCACCATGCCGCGCTCCATCGCATTCTCCAACTCACGAACGTTGCCAGGCCACTCGTAATCCATCATGGCGCGCATCGCGTCGTTCGACAGTGTGCGCACGGGCATCTCGTTCTCTTCGGCGAAACGCTTGAGAAAGTGCGCGGCCAGCAGTGGAATGTCTTCCTTGCGAGCACGCAGCGGCGGCAGGTCCAGGTTGATGACCGACAGACGGTAGTACAAATCTTCGCGGAAGCGACCGTCCTTCACCGCCTGCTGTAAGTCAACATTGGTGGCAGCCACGATCCGAACGTCAACCGCGATCTCCTGCGTGCCGCCGACCTGCATGAAGCGCCGCTCCTGCAGAGCGCGCAGGATCTTCGCCTGGGTCTCCATCGGCATGGTGCCGATCTCGTCCAGAAAAAGCGTGCCGCCATTCGCGACTTCGAAGAGCCCTTTCTTCGCTGCGATCGCAGAGGTGAATGCACCCTTCACGTGGCCGAAGAGCGTCGATTCGAGCAGGTCCACCGGCACAGCACCCGTGTTGATCGCGACGAACTGCTTGTCGCGCCGCGGCGAGTTCAAGTGGATGGCTTTGGCGATCAGCTCCTTGCCGGTGCCGCTCTCGCCTTGAATCAAGACCGTGGAGCGCGAAGGCGCCACCTGCGCGACGATGTCCAGCAGCCGCGTCATCGCGTCGCTCTTGCCGATGATGTTCTCGAACGAGTAGCGCTGCTTGAGGGTCCGCTTGAGCTGAACCACCTCTTCTTCGGACCGGTGCCGGGCGATGGCGGACCGGATGTCTGCCAGCAGCTTCTCGTTGTCCCAAGGCTTCTGAACGAAGTTCTCGGCGCCAGCCCGCAATGCATCCACCACGTTGCCGACGGTTCCGTAGGCGGTGATCATGATGACCGGCAGCTCAGGCCGCAGACGCTTGATGCGCGGCAAGAGGTCGATGCCGCTGTCACCTGGCAGCGCCAAGTCCAGCAGCAGCAAATCGAACTGTCGCGAGGCGAGCAGATCCAGACCGCTGCGGCCTTCCGATGCCATCTCCACGCTGAAGCCTTCCAGCGTGAGCAGGGTTTCCAGCGAGTCGCGGATGCCGGGCTCGTCGTCGATGATCAGAACGTGGCCGTTGACGAGGTCTTGTGCGATTGCTGGCGTCTCCAGCGCCGCTTCAGGCATGAACCGCACCGGCGCTTACGTCATCAGTTTCGAAGGTCTGCATGCTTGTTCTTTGGACGTCACCAGAGTCGTCGCGTGACCCTGCGGGCCGCAAAATCGGCAGCACCAGGCGGAAGGCTGTACCCTGGCCGACCTCGCTCTCCACCTGAATGCGGCCGCCGTGCTCCTGCACAATGCCGTAAGACACCGCCAAGCCAAGACCCGTGCCCTTGTGCTGGCCTGGTTTCGGCGTGTTCTTGGTGGTGAAGAACGGATCGTAGATGCGATGGAGATGTTCCGGCGCAATGCCGCCGCCCGTATCGCGCACGGTGAGAACAATGTCGTCACCCGCTGTCTCGGTTGAGACAAACAGGTCGGTGCCGCCGTTCTCGATCATGGCGTCCTTCGCATTCAGCACGAGGTTGAGCACCACCTGCTGCAGCTTGCCGTGGCTGCCACGAATGCGCGGCAGAGGCTCAGCGAGCGCTGTGTGCACCTGCAGCCGCGCCGTGCGAAGCTGGTGATCCAGTAGTGTGAGCGTCTCGCGTGCGACGGCGTTCAGGTCGAGCGCAATCATCTCACTTCCGGTCGCCCGCGAGAAATTCAACAAGCCGTTCACGATCTCTGACGCCCGGAAGGTCTGCTGCGTAATCTTTTCCAGCACCGGACGCAGGCGCTGTGCGGTGGGATCGTCGCCGCGGGCCTGCTTCTGCAGCATTTGCGCGTAGCTGCTGATGACTGCGAGTGGCGTGTTCACCTCGTGCGCTACGCCGGCGGCGAGCAGACCGATCGACGATAGCTTTTCAGCCTGCGTCAGCTGCGACTCCAGTTGGGTCCGCTCTGTGATGTCTTCGACCAGGACGATCGAACCGACGGACACGAAGTCGCGGGTCAGCAGGGGAGCGATGGCAAGATTGGCGGTGCGGACTTCACCGGTGCGCAAGGGCAGCTTCACCTTGGACAGGTGATGCGTTCCCGTCTGGCGATGCAGGTGTTCGAACTCGGCCACAAACTCCGCGGGGAAGATCTCCGAGATATGCCGGCCGAGCGCCTCCGCGCGCGACATGGCATACATCACTTCCATTTCGGCGTTCCAGCTCTCTACGCGGTCATCCAGGTCCAGGGCAAAGATGCCGACCTTGATCGACTCGACGATGTTCTCGTTGAATTCCTTGAGCCGTTCGAACTCGGCGCGCTGCACTTCCAGTGAAGCGAAGAGCTGCGCATTCTGGATCGCGATACCGATGTAGCCAGCCAGCGACTCAAGGAGTTCCATGTCTTCGGAGGAAAGAAAATCACCCTCGCGCGTGCGACCCAGCCCGATCACGGCGATGGTCCGGGCGGGACGGTCCGCCTCGCCAATGCGACACGGCAAGTAGTAGTTCAGATCGAGCTGGCGCGACAGGCGCTGATCGTCCTCGGAAAGGTGCGGCAACTGTGCCGCGTTCTCAAAGAAGAGATGGCCCTGTGTGTTGAGCGAACCGAACTGCAGAAATGAGGCGGCGCTGGTTTGATGCGGTAGAGCAGCCAGCGCATCGGGGGAGAAGCCGTGCGACGCGGCGAGCCGGAACGTGTCGACAGGAGCGCCTGCACCTGCTTGCTGCGACGCTGCGGGTGCAATGAAGAGGGCGACTCGCTCCACCAGCAGAGCCTGCGACAGGCGATCCACGATCGTGCGGGCCAGCGTCTCCGGGTCGGTCTGCGACGAAAGTCCCCGGCTGAACTCAATCAGCGTCTCGCGATAATCGAAGCGCTTCTGATCAAATACGCGGTCGACGCGTGCCTGGATGGCGGCCTTGATCGGCTCAAAAATTAGCGCGGTCGCGATAATGGCGGCAAGCAGACCCCAGATGCGCAGGTTTGGCAGACGTGCATGCACCACCTCGGCGGAGATGCCCACGATCGCGAAATAGACGCCGACCAGGGCCGCGGTCGCCAAAGTGTAGGTCACGCCCCGCTTGAAGATCAGGTCTGTGTCCATCAACCGGTAGCGGACGATCGCCCAGGCAAACGTCAGTGGCAGGAAGATGAGTGCAAACGTCGCAAGCTTTGCCGCAGCCGGGAAAATCGGCCACGAAAGTAAAAAGGGGATGGCGTAAACGGTCGTGAACGGAACCACGGACAGCAGCGTTCCGCGGCTGAGCCACTTCAACTGCTGCCGTTCCAACGCGGCGTTGGTCGCGCGGTACCGCTGCCAGAACACGATCGCAGCGATTACGTAGTACAGCGCCTGGTAGCCGACATCGATCTGATCCAGCCGATGCTGCAGTCGCTGGGTCGCAACCAGCTCCTGCATGGCCCACACCTTCAATGCGATCAGAGCTATGCCCGGGATGTAGAGCAGCACTGCGCCGAGCCGGCGCAATGCCGAGATGCGGGCCTGCCCGAACGTAATCGCGAAATGCAAAAAGAGGGCTGGTTGCAGAGCGGCCGCTACCGCATTGCCCCAGAAGAACGTCCAGTCCAGGCCGTCAAACTGCCCGACGGACTTGAACGCGTAGAACACGCCCGAGACTAGGCAGAACACATAGAAGTGGGTCGCCTTCGGAGCCGTCCACCGCCGGAACAGAACGTACAGTCCTATCGCGAGGTATACAAGCGCGATGAGGCGCAGGCCCTGGTTGCGAGTGCGGTCCGTCGGCTCCAGGATGACCTTGAGGCCGAACTGCTGACCACCGCGCTGCAGGGTATAGCTGATGCTGCCGTACACACCGGAGCGCGCCATCTCCCGCATGAGCGGGGCAACGGTCGGGGTGGGCCGGGAGTTTGCCGCGACCAGCAGGTCACCGGTGCGAACGCCTTCACGCTGGGCAGGCGAGTCGGCCGGAACGCGGTCGGCACGCAGGCCACCGTCGACCTCCATCCACCAAACGCCGTCGGTAGGCACGTCGTACCCGGACTCGCGGACATAATTCAGCGCACCCAGAACACAGATCACCAACGTCGCGACGGCGAGCACAATGGCGAGGATCCGGTTTTGTGCGGCTCTGTCCATCCGCTCCGTACGACTCCGATCATGGTGAGTCTCTGCGTCTGTGACTCTGCTGGGTGCCCTGTGACTACGAAGATGCACGTGAGTGGCCAAACCGGCCGGCTTCGTCACACCCGGAAACTTCGTGCTTTGTCCTTCCAGCCTACTGCACTCCCTTCGGTGCGGCCCAGAGGCGGCATCTCGCCTTCCAGAAACGGGAATGCGTCTACAACAAACCGTAGCTGACTTGGTTCGGGTTGGCCCGTTCGGGGCCGAATAGCTGCTTGAC contains:
- a CDS encoding ATP-binding protein; translated protein: MDRAAQNRILAIVLAVATLVICVLGALNYVRESGYDVPTDGVWWMEVDGGLRADRVPADSPAQREGVRTGDLLVAANSRPTPTVAPLMREMARSGVYGSISYTLQRGGQQFGLKVILEPTDRTRNQGLRLIALVYLAIGLYVLFRRWTAPKATHFYVFCLVSGVFYAFKSVGQFDGLDWTFFWGNAVAAALQPALFLHFAITFGQARISALRRLGAVLLYIPGIALIALKVWAMQELVATQRLQHRLDQIDVGYQALYYVIAAIVFWQRYRATNAALERQQLKWLSRGTLLSVVPFTTVYAIPFLLSWPIFPAAAKLATFALIFLPLTFAWAIVRYRLMDTDLIFKRGVTYTLATAALVGVYFAIVGISAEVVHARLPNLRIWGLLAAIIATALIFEPIKAAIQARVDRVFDQKRFDYRETLIEFSRGLSSQTDPETLARTIVDRLSQALLVERVALFIAPAASQQAGAGAPVDTFRLAASHGFSPDALAALPHQTSAASFLQFGSLNTQGHLFFENAAQLPHLSEDDQRLSRQLDLNYYLPCRIGEADRPARTIAVIGLGRTREGDFLSSEDMELLESLAGYIGIAIQNAQLFASLEVQRAEFERLKEFNENIVESIKVGIFALDLDDRVESWNAEMEVMYAMSRAEALGRHISEIFPAEFVAEFEHLHRQTGTHHLSKVKLPLRTGEVRTANLAIAPLLTRDFVSVGSIVLVEDITERTQLESQLTQAEKLSSIGLLAAGVAHEVNTPLAVISSYAQMLQKQARGDDPTAQRLRPVLEKITQQTFRASEIVNGLLNFSRATGSEMIALDLNAVARETLTLLDHQLRTARLQVHTALAEPLPRIRGSHGKLQQVVLNLVLNAKDAMIENGGTDLFVSTETAGDDIVLTVRDTGGGIAPEHLHRIYDPFFTTKNTPKPGQHKGTGLGLAVSYGIVQEHGGRIQVESEVGQGTAFRLVLPILRPAGSRDDSGDVQRTSMQTFETDDVSAGAVHA
- the hpnA gene encoding hopanoid-associated sugar epimerase, producing MQVFLTGATGFVGSHVARTYSDAGAQLRLLTRSTSNLAALEGLRADAVQGDLRSPESLRSALRGCDALVHVAADYRLWVPDPADMYKANVDGTRDLLRIAREEGVRRVVYTSSVATMGFRKDTTIVDEQSPVSEADMIGHYKRSKWLAEQEAIAAARAGQYVMILNPTTPIGPGDRKPTPTGRIIVDFLNGKFPAYVDTGLNLVDVDEVARMHLVALDRGTPGERYILGGENLTLKQILDKMAAISGLPSPSMKVPHAVAMAFAFFDETITGKLRGKEPRATVEAVRMGRKYMFASSAKAERDLGFQVRPVYKALRAAMDWFVANGYAPAFPQA
- the hpnH gene encoding adenosyl-hopene transferase HpnH — encoded protein: MAVPVAQAWTVATYVLKQKLKGRKRYPLVLMLEPLFRCNLACAGCGKIQYPAHILKAELTPEECFRAVEECGTPMVSIPGGEPLLHPRMPEIVQGLVDRKKYVYMCTNALLLKEKLHLFKPSKYLSFSVHVDGEREHHDFGVCREGGYDIAMEGVRAAVAAGFRVTTNTTLFDGADPHSVRRHFDQLMDAGVDSMMVSPGYTYDKAPDQKHFLGRARSRRLFRALLSNRKKRWQFNASPMFLEFLMGKRELTCTPWGMPTFSIFGWQKPCYLLQDGYADTFQELMDEVEWSNYGTESGNPRCANCMVHSGYEASGVNYTFGSLKGFVATAKAFFNWQYKDDDAAKLLNDWQPTSHGPLVQIGTPVISKASAIENHDTTAVVGS
- a CDS encoding diacylglycerol/lipid kinase family protein, whose amino-acid sequence is MLPSKLLYNPAAGRQRERRSHVVQGVIATLRSQGFHVESEATRAKGSGAQQAADAVRQGAAAVFACGGDGTVHDVLQGIAGTGASLGIIPCGSANALAQELRIPSDPLRAATLLHPQHSIQLRTMAVHRGDLPTLYSLCMAGAGPDGLLMYRMLTVNRGGLGRWRYYEHALRLFCSHRFPKFQVEVQQSDGSRAEHTVVSAMGLRIGDLQGIFRGIGRGASIHDPSLHVILVAPPARLTLPLWFVLAWLGLARLHPGITICKAQALVTQETVPLQVDGEWAGHVITAVTMAGPLQRVLTPAPVQA
- a CDS encoding sigma-54-dependent transcriptional regulator, yielding MPEAALETPAIAQDLVNGHVLIIDDEPGIRDSLETLLTLEGFSVEMASEGRSGLDLLASRQFDLLLLDLALPGDSGIDLLPRIKRLRPELPVIMITAYGTVGNVVDALRAGAENFVQKPWDNEKLLADIRSAIARHRSEEEVVQLKRTLKQRYSFENIIGKSDAMTRLLDIVAQVAPSRSTVLIQGESGTGKELIAKAIHLNSPRRDKQFVAINTGAVPVDLLESTLFGHVKGAFTSAIAAKKGLFEVANGGTLFLDEIGTMPMETQAKILRALQERRFMQVGGTQEIAVDVRIVAATNVDLQQAVKDGRFREDLYYRLSVINLDLPPLRARKEDIPLLAAHFLKRFAEENEMPVRTLSNDAMRAMMDYEWPGNVRELENAMERGMVLSTTPVIGLDVLPQQLSGNPYSAALLEQRSDTSLFDIMEEIERRIVADRLERCNWNQTETAEFFKIPLSTLNQKIKRLNVEVKKRGQH
- a CDS encoding phosphorylase family protein, with protein sequence MEPQRNPAVVIIAAMPGEIAPLVRSWAALATVDGVAGYQHPSNTIFAFHAGMGARHATRAFARAQQVCEVRAVFSVGWVGGLVESAHAGNVLRADAVRDLATGEVFRCTPSEWASHGTLLTARQVAAREHKLELATRYPDARMVDMEAATLARLAAAHNLPFRCVKAVSDALIDNLPDLNPFVREDGTFAQASFALHVALRPRHWSDVARFGKQAKLAAANLCDSLAGELGIEKPR
- a CDS encoding zinc-dependent dehydrogenase — protein: MPSATAEAPSTTTSIIPATMQAAVYRAVNDVRVETVPVPEIGPGEVLLRIDTCGICGTDLKKIHTGSHSAPRIFGHEMAGIVAAVGEGVQGWAVGDRAMAFHHIPCGECYYCRKQTFAQCETYKKVGTTAGFTPSGGGFAEYIRVMDWIVGKGLVKVPADIPFEQAAWIEPVNTCYKAVDLLHLEPDETVLVIGQGPIGILLAALAKRTGATVLTSDLYPERHAVAATYGLDRPLDATSDVVAACKAATEGRGADVALLAVGANSLITTAMNAIRPGGRVCLFAQTQHGEAPFDPAAVCMDEKTLMGSYSSSVAIQDEAIDLVFQGYRDGTFDLTRLISHRFPLSESVAAIDLASNPQPDSMKIVIQNR